The Plutella xylostella chromosome 9, ilPluXylo3.1, whole genome shotgun sequence genome has a segment encoding these proteins:
- the LOC119694390 gene encoding uncharacterized protein LOC119694390, with translation MMHSPSKSKQPQSKSDISTAATSDNSLRKRKTPDDDFTHLFKTFTLEIKATISNLQTDMSTKLSEINQHMSTIRCDLDTLNSTTSEIKAEINSLRNDCISTKKRVSELEDKQQAMYASVTDIQSSAQFCSDQLDDVQKRLSLLEKSSSNGSQVTNKMISLESKIEYMEQQARQCNIELTNVPERRGENLNIILETIGSKINYPIQHKEIISVHRVPQAQQSDRPKNIIIKMQTRTLRDNILSAFRASKGLKTDELGIAGPSRAVYMNEHLTLQNKLLFRESRERARAQGYKYVWIKNGTVLVREADTSPAFAIRCRNDINKIQRKEAL, from the coding sequence ATGATGCACTCACCATCTAAATCTAAACAGCCTCAATCAAAATCTGATATCTCGACGGCAGCGACATCTGATAACAGTCTTAGGAAGCGCAAAACACCTGATGATGACTTCACCCACCTATTTAAGACTTTTACTCTAGAAATTAAAGCCACTATAAGCAACCTGCAAACTGATATGAGCACTAAACTATCTGAAATCAACCAACATATGAGCACCATAAGATGTGACCTGGACACGTTAAACTCAACGACTTCTGAGATAAAGGCTGAAATTAATTCTTTGCGAAATGATTGCATTAGTACGAAGAAACGTGTCTCCGAACTTGAAGATAAGCAGCAGGCTATGTATGCATCAGTTACTGACATCCAATCTTCGGCACAGTTTTGTTCTGATCAACTGGATGACGTTCAGAAACGTCTGTCGTTATTAGAAAAGTCGAGTAGCAATGGATCGCaggtaacaaataaaatgatttctTTGGAAAGTAAAATAGAGTATATGGAACAACAGGCCCGGCAATGCAACATTGAACTGACTAACGTTCCTGAAAGGAGAGGGGAAAACctgaatattattttagaaaCAATCGGATCTAAGATTAATTACCCTATTCAGCATAAGGAGATAATCTCGGTTCACAGAGTCCCGCAGGCTCAACAATCGGATCGCCcaaagaatattataataaaaatgcaaaCTCGCACTCTACGAGACAATATATTAAGTGCATTTCGCGCCTCCAAAGGTCTAAAGACGGACGAACTCGGTATAGCGGGCCCTTCTAGAGCTGTCTACATGAACGAGCACCTAACTCTTCAAAACAAACTATTATTTCGAGAGAGCCGCGAGAGGGCGCGCGCGCAAGGCTACAAATATGTCTGGATTAAGAATGGGACGGTCCTTGTGCGTGAAGCGGACACAAGTCCAGCCTTCGCCATTCGTTGCCGCAACGACATCAACAAAATTCAACGCAAGGAAGCTCTATAG
- the LOC105383339 gene encoding tRNA-specific adenosine deaminase 1, translating into MRLTSVVVDKISKTCNDQYMKLPKTGKPVDNEWTVLSCVVKYDRNSTNIEVVSLGTGSKCVGATKMSPRGDILNDSHAEVIARRGFLLYLYHEIEKSIGHKQSLFNQEDSKFKLKDGIEFIFYSSQLPCGDASIIPKDGEEDQFGDVLESLKRQADTEICDSEPKVSKIKDIHRTGAKCLPGAKQDQRECGVNYHQVCQVRTKPGRGDRTLSVSCSDKLARWVHVGIQGALLNMFLDKPIYISSFIFGAGVPYSEETLERALVKRNVIDYQLDSNRPDFYQSSVKYPHIRSEERIRPAAGSIVWINSNNVISEVAVHGRKLGVTKKKLNSLSSALSISKFKLFHKFQHVMAKFEHKNVILQDKDAENITYGEMKKMSVEYLKKWYDVRDKFFKIWTVKPDMWNFTIKNDS; encoded by the exons ATGCGTCTAACTAGTGTTGTAGTAGATAAAATATCTAAAACATGCAATGATCAGTACATGAAATTGCCGAAAACTGGAAAACCCGTTGATAATGAGTGGACAGTCCTTTCTTGTGTGGTCAAATACGACCGAAACAGTACAAATATTGAAGTGGTATCCCTAGGTACCGGGTCGAAATGTGTGGGAGCAACCAAAATGTCCCCACGAGGCGATATACTGAACGACAGCCATGCAGAAGTTATTGCTCGCAGGGGGTTCCTTCTCTACCTATATCATGAAATCGAGAAATCAATAGGTCACAAACAATCTCTTTTTAACCAGGAAGACTCTAAATTCAAGTTAAAAGATGGCATAGAGTTCATTTTCTATTCATCCCAGTTACCCTGTGGAGATGCTTCTATTATACCAAAAGATGGTGAAGAAGATCAGTTTGGTGATGTCTTGGAATCCTTAAAACGTCAAGCTGATACAGAGATATGTGACAGTGAACCTAAGGTTTCAAAGATAAAGGATATTCATAGAACTGGTGCCAAATGTCTGCCGGGAGCCAAGCAGGACCAAAGAGAATGTGGTGTGAACTACCACCAGGTGTGCCAAGTGAGGACCAAGCCCGGGAGAGGCGACCGCACACTGTCCGTGTCCTGTAGTGACAAACTGGCTCGATGGGTGCATGTGGGCATTCAGGGAGCCCTACTCAACATGTTCTTAGATAAACCTATTTACATAAGTAGCTTTATATTTGGTGCTGGTGTACCATACTCAGAGGAAACCTTAGAAAGAGCATTGGTGAAGAGAAATGTTATTGATTACCAATTGGACTCGAATAGACCAGATTTCTACCAAAGTTCAGTGAAATATCCTCACATTCGATCAGAAGAAAGGATCAGACCAGCTGCAGGCAGTATTGTATGGATTAATTCAAACAATGT TATATCCGAGGTTGCAGTTCACGGAAGAAAGTTGGGAGTTACCAAGAAAAAGCTAAATTCATTGAGCAGTGCACTATCAATAAGTAAgtttaaactttttcataaGTTTCAACATGTAATGGCTAAGTTTGAACATAAAAATGTAATTCTTCAAGATAAAGATGctgaaaatattacttatggTGAAATGAAGAAAATGTCTgtagaatatttaaaaaaatggtacGATGTGAGAGATAAGTTTTTCAAAATATGGACTGTAAAACCTGATATGTGgaattttacaattaaaaatgattcatga